The Lipingzhangella halophila genome segment CAAGCTGTGCGCGGAGCGGCCGGAAACGCGGCAGGACATGCGCGGCTTCCTCGACCGCTGGGAGGGGGCGGGATTCTCCTTCTCGCTGGACTGGCTGCTACGCAACGCGACGGCGGTGGCCACCGGCCGCGCGTTGTTCAGCTCCCTCGAAAACGTGAACGCTGAGGCGTTCGAGTCCGCGCTGCGGGAGTCCGTCGACCACGTCGACACGTTCCTCGACGCCGCCTCGGGGCGCCTGGGACTGGACCACGACCGGGTCGTCATGGGCCGCTACGCGGTTCCGGTGATTTCGCGGCTGCTCAGCCTCGAAAAGAACGCCCTGCAGAACTCGGCCCAGCGCGACAGGGTGCTGTTCTGGTACATCCACTCGGCGTTGCGGGGCCGGTTCAGCGGCTCCACCGAGTCCGTCCTCCAGGTCGACTACGACGCCGCGCAGCGCGGCGGCGTCGAAGGTCTCATCAGGACCCTGGAGCGGTGGCGGGGCGGAAAGCTGGACATCCACGCCGAGGACTTTGAGGCTTTCACCCGCGGGTCCCGCTTCTACCCCTTGCTCTACATGCTCACGCGTGTGATGGGCGCGCGGGATTTCGGCAGCGGGCTGGAACTGAAAGCGGAGTCGCTGGGCAAGCTGACGTCGCTGGAAATGCACCACATCTTCCCGAAGGCGCTACTCGACAAGAGTTACAAGGCGGGACAGGTCAACGCCCTCGCCAACTTCTGCTTCCTCACCCAGAAGTCGAACCTGGAGATCGGCAAGAGGGCTCCGGAGGACTACTTCGCCGAGGTCGAGGAGCGCCACCCCGGGGTGCTGGCCTCGCAGTGGATCCCCATGGACCCCGCCCTGTGGCGGGTGGACCGCTACCCGGAATTCCTGGAGGCCCGGCGCGAGCTGCTCGCCCAGGCGGCTCGGGACTTCCTCGGAGAGCTGCGCGACGGCGCTGCGCCCGGCGGCGAGGCGGCGCTGCGGCCGCTGACGTTGGTGTCCGCGCCCTCCGACGACGACCCGCGGGCGGTGCAGATCCGCGAGCTGATCGACGAACTGCTGCGCAACGGATGCGCGGAACCCCTCACCGACACCGGGATCAGCGACCCCGACACCGGCCGGGAACTGGCCGTGGCGGAGGCGTTCTGGCCCGACGGTCTGCAGCCGGGCCAGGGGCGCCCGGTGGTGCTCGAACTCGACTCCGACCAGGCCGACCTCCAGCGGCTCAAGGAGCTGGACTACGAGGTGTTCACCTCGCCGGACGCCCTGCTTGGTTTCATGAACAGGCAGAACGCCGAAGCGGCCGGCGAGGCGGCCGAGCCCCGGGCGGAACCGCAGGGCGAGGACGCCGAGGAGAGTTCCGAACCGGGTGCCACCGCTGGTAAGGACCCGCTGCCGCGGGAGTTCGGTACCGCCATGCGGGGCATTTATGAGCGCGCCCGCGACGAGGCCGGCTGCCCCGGGCGGTACTTCCTGGGGATGCTGGCCGACCTGGGCCCACTGGAGACGGCGCGCAAGCTGCTGAACGCTCCGGCGGTCTCGGACGGCTTCGCCGAGCTGTGGGAGCGCGGGCGGCTGGACCTGACCGTGGAGGCGCTGGTGCTGCAGGAGAAGTTCGCCCCACTGTTCACGGAGGCCGAACTGTCGACGGCGCGCACCCGGCTGGCGCTGTTCGGCTTCCCGGGCGTGGCCGCTGCCGGATAGCGGCACGACCGAAGGCCGCCCGTGCGGCGCCGGCGTGTTCAACCACCTGGTTTTGTGTGCCGCGGGGAGCCGGCCGGTCCTTGGGGGATCGTTCCCGCGCAGTATGTTTGGGGAACGATTCCCGCAGTGTCGCGCCAACCCGGCGTGTGCCAAGGAAGGTGGAGCCCATGTCCGTGTCTCCGAGTGATCAGACCGGTGTTGCCGGCAGCGCCCTCAGCCTGGGCCGCGACATCGCGGCCGGAGAGGTGGACCCGGTCGAGCACTGCACGGGCTCTCTGGAACGGGCCGAAGCCCCCGAGGCGCGGCACGCCTTCATCACTCGGACGCCGCAGCGGGCCCACGAGGAGGCCACCGCCAGTCGGCAGCGGCACCGCGAGGGCGCCGGCAACGGCCCGCTCGACGGGGTCCCCATCGCCTGGAAGGACCTCGTCGACGTGCGCGGGACCCCCACCACCGCGGGGTCGGCAACGCGCCGCGACGCCACGCCCGCTACTGCGGACGCCCCCGTGGTGCGCAACGCGGCCGCGGCCGGGATGGTCTGCGTGGGCAAGACCAACCTGCCCGAGTTCGCCTATTCCGGCCTCGGCCTGAACGAGGTGTTCGGTACCCCGGCCAACCCGTACACACCCGACGCGATACCCGGCGGGTCCTCCTCCGGGTCGGCCGTCGCCGTCGCCACGGGGGTGGTGCCGTGCGCCATCGGCACCGACACATCGGGGTCGGTACGCGTACCCGCGGCATTCTGCGGGCTTGTCGGGTTCCGGCCCACCACGAGCAGGTTCGACCAGACCGGTGTCTACCCGCTCGCGCCGACCCTGGACAGTGTCGGCCCCCTCACCCGGACCGTCTCCGACGCGGTCGCGCTCGACGCCGTACTGCGCGGCCGCAACCCGGACCCGGTGCGGCCGCCGGAGCCCGCGGAGCTCGACGTGCTTGTTCCCACTGGGCTGCTCACTGAGGAGCTGGACGACGAGGTGCGGCGGCAGTTCGAGGCGGCCCTCGAACGCCTGGAACGCGGCGGAGCACGTATCCGCTACGAGCGGGTGCCGGCGATCGACGCCGTCCTGCCGCTGTTCCGCGAGTACGGGACCCTCGTTGCCGCCGAGGCCTACCGCACCCACGCCGAGACCGTGCACGGCCCCGACACCGACCGGATCGACCCCCGGATCCTGCAGCGGCTGCGGCGGGGGCACGAGGTACTCCGGGACAGCTACGACCACCTGCTGGAGCGACGCGCGGCACTGCGCCGCGAGGTCAACGCCCTACTGGAGAACGCGGTCCTGGTGTATCCGACGGTGCCGATCCCCGCTC includes the following:
- a CDS encoding GmrSD restriction endonuclease domain-containing protein, which codes for MAKLSMLLDQIETGTVLLPEFQRGYVWNRDQVRGLMKSMYRGYPVGGLLMWETSAADIAVTGGIPGNGTHLLLLDGQQRMTTLYAVIRGRPPKFFHGDEKVFTGLYFNVETQAFEYYAPSKMSGDSRWISVTELFASSPVDFYPNFADQPDAKLYLQRLNQLSQITQRELHQENITGVDKTVDEVVDIFNTVNRGGTKLSKGDLALAKLCAERPETRQDMRGFLDRWEGAGFSFSLDWLLRNATAVATGRALFSSLENVNAEAFESALRESVDHVDTFLDAASGRLGLDHDRVVMGRYAVPVISRLLSLEKNALQNSAQRDRVLFWYIHSALRGRFSGSTESVLQVDYDAAQRGGVEGLIRTLERWRGGKLDIHAEDFEAFTRGSRFYPLLYMLTRVMGARDFGSGLELKAESLGKLTSLEMHHIFPKALLDKSYKAGQVNALANFCFLTQKSNLEIGKRAPEDYFAEVEERHPGVLASQWIPMDPALWRVDRYPEFLEARRELLAQAARDFLGELRDGAAPGGEAALRPLTLVSAPSDDDPRAVQIRELIDELLRNGCAEPLTDTGISDPDTGRELAVAEAFWPDGLQPGQGRPVVLELDSDQADLQRLKELDYEVFTSPDALLGFMNRQNAEAAGEAAEPRAEPQGEDAEESSEPGATAGKDPLPREFGTAMRGIYERARDEAGCPGRYFLGMLADLGPLETARKLLNAPAVSDGFAELWERGRLDLTVEALVLQEKFAPLFTEAELSTARTRLALFGFPGVAAAG
- a CDS encoding amidase family protein, with product MSVSPSDQTGVAGSALSLGRDIAAGEVDPVEHCTGSLERAEAPEARHAFITRTPQRAHEEATASRQRHREGAGNGPLDGVPIAWKDLVDVRGTPTTAGSATRRDATPATADAPVVRNAAAAGMVCVGKTNLPEFAYSGLGLNEVFGTPANPYTPDAIPGGSSSGSAVAVATGVVPCAIGTDTSGSVRVPAAFCGLVGFRPTTSRFDQTGVYPLAPTLDSVGPLTRTVSDAVALDAVLRGRNPDPVRPPEPAELDVLVPTGLLTEELDDEVRRQFEAALERLERGGARIRYERVPAIDAVLPLFREYGTLVAAEAYRTHAETVHGPDTDRIDPRILQRLRRGHEVLRDSYDHLLERRAALRREVNALLENAVLVYPTVPIPAPARALVDSDPVSYAQENARVLRNTMVGSFLDLPSLTLPASGSLPGRTVGVSVSGATGDDDRVLARAAGVESALAS